One Dehalococcoidia bacterium genomic window carries:
- the aroF gene encoding 3-deoxy-7-phosphoheptulonate synthase — MIVVMRMDATEAQIEAVSAKIRELGFRDRPIRGVERTVVCVLGQVYPEMMDELAVMEGVETVLRVSKPYKLASREVHPMDTVVRVGDLKIGSGWVVVMAGQCSVDTEEYTMATARAVKEAGAHVLRGGAFKPRTSPHTFEGHGKHGLELLAKARAETGLPIITEVLDPRDVELVAETADILQIGSRNGQNFALLKEVGRTDKPVLLKRGMWATVEEWLLAAEHIMSQGNHNVILCERGIRTFETATRFTFDINAIPLVKRESHLPVIADPSHGTGRWYLVEPIAMAAIAAGADGLLIEVHVSPDHALSDGAQSLTPRNFARLMERLRVLCEAMGRPLHPPVAQAATRGDGQSP; from the coding sequence ATGATCGTCGTCATGAGGATGGACGCCACTGAGGCACAAATAGAGGCCGTCTCGGCCAAGATCCGGGAACTGGGGTTCCGCGACCGCCCCATCAGAGGGGTGGAGAGGACGGTGGTGTGCGTCCTGGGCCAGGTCTACCCGGAGATGATGGACGAGCTAGCGGTGATGGAAGGCGTGGAGACCGTCCTGCGGGTGAGCAAGCCATACAAGCTGGCCAGCCGGGAGGTCCACCCCATGGACACGGTGGTGAGGGTGGGAGACCTTAAGATCGGCTCCGGCTGGGTGGTGGTTATGGCCGGCCAGTGCTCGGTGGACACCGAGGAGTACACCATGGCCACGGCCCGAGCAGTCAAGGAGGCGGGGGCCCACGTCCTGCGGGGCGGCGCCTTCAAGCCCCGCACCAGCCCCCACACCTTCGAGGGCCACGGCAAGCACGGGCTGGAGCTCCTGGCCAAGGCCCGCGCCGAGACAGGCCTGCCCATCATCACCGAGGTGCTGGACCCTCGCGATGTAGAGCTGGTGGCCGAGACGGCCGATATCCTCCAGATCGGCTCCCGCAACGGCCAGAACTTCGCCCTCCTCAAAGAGGTGGGGCGCACCGACAAGCCCGTCCTCCTCAAAAGGGGGATGTGGGCCACGGTGGAGGAGTGGCTCCTGGCCGCCGAGCACATCATGAGCCAGGGAAACCACAACGTCATCCTGTGCGAGCGGGGGATCCGCACCTTTGAGACGGCCACCCGCTTCACCTTCGATATCAACGCCATCCCCCTGGTGAAGCGGGAGAGCCACCTGCCCGTCATCGCCGACCCCAGCCACGGGACAGGACGCTGGTACCTGGTGGAGCCAATAGCCATGGCGGCCATTGCCGCCGGCGCCGATGGCCTCCTCATCGAGGTGCACGTCAGCCCCGACCACGCCCTCTCCGATGGCGCCCAGTCCCTAACACCCCGGAACTTCGCCCGCCTGATGGAGAGGCTGCGCGTCCTGTGCGAGGCCATGGGCCGCCCCCTCCATCCGCCGGTGGCCCAGGCGGCCACCCGAGGCGACGGCCAGTCCCCCTGA
- a CDS encoding segregation/condensation protein A, with the protein MVELQIEGFRGPISLLVAQVEEGRIDPLSLSLAKVATNWWEEAKAAKAGPQEIADFMVAMARLLQLKAHALLPGHHQPPPQQDEEERALEQWPFLQQAAAILRAWEAEGRRTYPRPARLLPPSSGLKGVTMDQLARLVQEALQARPGDGLPLVPQQEAMRLEETISRLRQTLSLRGGPMPFRELLATCTTRREVIVLFLALLELIKRGEAWAEQEAPFAEIVIVPA; encoded by the coding sequence ATGGTGGAGCTCCAGATAGAGGGGTTTCGCGGCCCCATATCCCTGCTGGTGGCCCAGGTGGAGGAGGGCCGCATCGACCCCCTTAGCCTCTCCCTGGCGAAGGTGGCCACCAACTGGTGGGAGGAGGCCAAGGCAGCCAAGGCCGGCCCGCAGGAGATAGCAGACTTCATGGTGGCCATGGCCCGCCTCCTGCAGCTAAAGGCCCACGCCCTCCTGCCCGGCCACCACCAGCCCCCGCCTCAACAGGACGAGGAGGAGAGGGCCTTAGAGCAGTGGCCCTTCCTACAGCAGGCGGCGGCCATCCTGCGGGCCTGGGAGGCGGAGGGGCGGAGGACATATCCCCGTCCTGCCAGGCTCCTGCCCCCATCCTCAGGCCTCAAGGGGGTGACCATGGACCAACTGGCCCGTCTGGTGCAGGAGGCCCTGCAGGCCCGCCCCGGCGATGGCCTCCCCCTAGTGCCCCAACAGGAGGCTATGCGCCTGGAGGAGACCATCTCCCGCCTGCGGCAAACCCTCTCCTTGCGGGGTGGGCCTATGCCCTTCCGGGAGCTGCTGGCGACCTGCACCACCAGGAGGGAAGTCATCGTCCTCTTCCTGGCCCTCCTGGAGCTCATCAAGAGGGGGGAGGCGTGGGCAGAGCAGGAGGCCCCCTTCGCTGAGATAGTCATCGTGCCTGCATGA
- a CDS encoding uroporphyrinogen decarboxylase family protein codes for MDKRQRVMAALRGQPVDRVPVAAWGHDYVREWSAQGLAEATLEAYRCYDWDFIKLNPRATYYAEAWGARYEPHPAGEEGPRLVEPVIRRPEELAGISPVDPSGGPFGQQLDALAMVVRAVDGEAPVIQTVFSPLAVLSQLAGGMEETKRLMAAAPTAVEDALQAIAITLARYAQLCLEAGADGIFLATLAWGSRRHISPVEYAQWARPYDLTVLAAVAHAPFNVLHVCRDHNLLAWLLDYPVACFHWAAHDPSNPSLAEVLARTGRAVSGGVAQDGSLLQGPPQRVQEEARQAIAATGGRRLLLAPGCSISPKTPAENLLALRRAAEVMT; via the coding sequence ATGGACAAGCGTCAGAGGGTGATGGCCGCCTTGCGGGGCCAGCCCGTGGACCGGGTGCCGGTGGCCGCCTGGGGCCACGATTACGTGCGGGAGTGGTCGGCCCAAGGGCTGGCAGAGGCCACCTTGGAGGCCTACCGGTGCTACGACTGGGACTTCATCAAGCTGAACCCCCGGGCCACCTACTACGCTGAGGCGTGGGGGGCCCGCTACGAACCTCACCCCGCAGGCGAAGAAGGGCCACGTCTGGTGGAGCCCGTCATCCGCCGCCCAGAGGAGCTGGCGGGCATTTCGCCTGTGGACCCCTCAGGAGGTCCCTTCGGTCAGCAGCTGGATGCCTTGGCCATGGTGGTGCGGGCCGTGGACGGGGAGGCACCCGTTATCCAGACCGTCTTCTCCCCCCTGGCAGTCCTCTCCCAGCTGGCGGGAGGGATGGAGGAGACCAAGAGGCTCATGGCCGCCGCTCCCACGGCCGTAGAGGACGCCCTCCAGGCCATCGCCATTACCCTAGCACGGTATGCCCAGCTGTGCCTGGAGGCAGGGGCCGATGGCATCTTCCTGGCCACTTTGGCCTGGGGGAGTCGGCGCCACATCTCGCCGGTGGAGTATGCCCAGTGGGCCCGCCCCTACGACCTCACGGTGCTTGCGGCGGTGGCCCATGCCCCCTTCAACGTGCTCCACGTGTGCCGCGATCACAACCTGCTGGCCTGGCTTTTGGACTATCCGGTGGCCTGCTTCCACTGGGCAGCCCACGACCCCTCCAACCCATCGCTGGCGGAGGTGCTGGCCCGCACGGGCCGCGCCGTCTCGGGAGGGGTGGCCCAGGACGGCTCCCTCCTCCAGGGACCACCCCAGAGGGTGCAGGAGGAGGCCCGGCAGGCCATAGCCGCTACAGGGGGCCGGCGCTTGCTTCTGGCGCCTGGTTGCTCCATCTCCCCCAAGACACCAGCCGAGAACCTCCTGGCCTTGCGGCGGGCAGCGGAGGTGATGACGTGA
- a CDS encoding bifunctional riboflavin kinase/FAD synthetase, producing the protein MTQARQELAQMAPGRPTAVTLGKFDGVHRGHQHLIARLVQRAQEEGLASVVVVLHPHPAVVLQPGTPITYLCTLEERLRRLQALGPERVGVLTFTHDVASLSAREFVALLRQTLDMRLMVMGPDTALGKAREGDVQTLASLGREMGFQVEVVPILEEGGQKVGSSAVRQALARGDMERVAHLLGRPYVLQGPVVRGDGRGRELGFPTANIAVPADLALPPYGIYVTRAYVGEVGLPACTSIGIRPTFAGREMVVETYILDFDGDLYGKELRIELLHRLRDEEKFPTVEALVEAMHRDILQAREYFARHG; encoded by the coding sequence ATGACACAGGCCCGCCAGGAGCTGGCCCAGATGGCCCCCGGAAGGCCCACCGCCGTGACCTTGGGCAAGTTCGATGGCGTGCACCGGGGGCACCAGCACCTCATCGCCCGGTTGGTGCAGAGGGCGCAGGAAGAGGGGCTGGCCTCGGTGGTGGTGGTCCTCCATCCCCATCCCGCCGTCGTCCTGCAGCCTGGGACACCCATCACCTACCTGTGCACTCTGGAGGAGAGGCTGCGGCGTCTGCAGGCCCTGGGGCCGGAGCGGGTGGGCGTTCTCACCTTCACCCATGATGTGGCCTCCCTGTCGGCGCGGGAGTTTGTGGCCCTGCTGCGCCAGACTCTAGACATGCGCCTGATGGTAATGGGCCCAGATACGGCCCTAGGCAAGGCCCGGGAAGGGGACGTGCAAACCCTTGCCTCCCTAGGGCGGGAGATGGGGTTTCAGGTGGAGGTGGTGCCCATCTTGGAGGAGGGGGGCCAGAAGGTGGGTTCCTCGGCGGTACGGCAGGCCCTGGCCCGCGGCGACATGGAGAGGGTGGCCCACCTGCTAGGTCGACCCTACGTCCTGCAGGGGCCCGTGGTGCGGGGCGACGGCCGCGGACGGGAGCTGGGCTTCCCCACGGCCAACATCGCCGTCCCTGCCGACCTGGCCCTCCCTCCCTACGGCATCTATGTCACCAGGGCCTACGTAGGGGAGGTAGGGCTGCCGGCCTGCACCAGCATCGGCATCCGCCCCACCTTCGCCGGGCGGGAGATGGTCGTCGAGACATACATCCTGGACTTCGATGGCGACCTCTACGGTAAAGAGCTCCGCATAGAGCTCCTGCACCGATTGCGAGACGAGGAGAAGTTCCCCACCGTGGAGGCCCTTGTGGAAGCCATGCACCGCGATATCCTTCAGGCCAGGGAGTATTTCGCTCGTCATGGCTGA
- the tyrS gene encoding tyrosine--tRNA ligase, giving the protein MAEVRIPDERELRRLLQRGVAEVIPEEELREALLAGRPLRLKMGFDPTRPVVTLGWAVGLRKLRQFQDLGHTVVLIIGDVTAQIGDPSGQSETRPMLSPQEVEENAQAVLDKFFLILDRERTEVRRQSEWFSSFPLGDMVRLAAKVTVAQMLQREDFALRYAAGRPIALHEFIYPLLQAYDSVAVAADVEFGGTDQKFNILLGREIQPHYGQRPQCVFLMPLLVGLDGQRKMSQSLGNYIAIDAPPYDMYGKLMSLPDHLIVQYLELLTDVPEEEVAAVAQGLADRSLHPMEAKMRMAREVVAQFWGREAASAAEEEFVSVFRRHEAPSAAAPVAVPLSATGQAQVDMVSLLVQAGVVTSRSQARRLISQGAVDVDGTTLQGPLAVVREGSIVKVGKYRFLRIVDAGRQ; this is encoded by the coding sequence ATGGCTGAGGTGCGCATACCTGATGAACGGGAGCTGCGACGCCTCCTGCAGCGAGGAGTGGCGGAGGTGATCCCGGAGGAGGAGCTCCGGGAGGCGCTCCTTGCCGGCCGGCCCCTCCGTCTCAAGATGGGGTTCGACCCCACCAGGCCGGTGGTCACCCTTGGGTGGGCCGTGGGCCTGCGCAAGCTCAGGCAGTTCCAGGACCTGGGGCACACGGTGGTCCTCATCATTGGCGACGTGACGGCCCAAATAGGCGACCCATCAGGCCAATCGGAGACCCGCCCCATGCTCTCGCCCCAGGAGGTGGAGGAGAACGCCCAGGCGGTGCTAGACAAGTTCTTCCTCATACTGGACCGGGAGCGCACAGAGGTGAGGCGGCAGAGCGAGTGGTTTTCCTCCTTCCCTCTGGGCGATATGGTGCGCCTAGCAGCCAAGGTCACCGTGGCCCAGATGCTGCAGCGGGAGGACTTCGCCCTCCGCTACGCCGCTGGCAGGCCCATAGCCCTGCATGAGTTCATCTATCCCCTCCTTCAGGCATATGATTCGGTGGCCGTGGCCGCCGACGTGGAGTTCGGGGGCACCGACCAGAAGTTCAACATCCTGCTGGGGCGGGAGATCCAGCCCCACTACGGTCAGCGGCCCCAGTGCGTCTTCCTCATGCCCCTGCTGGTGGGGCTGGACGGTCAGCGCAAGATGAGCCAGTCCCTGGGCAACTACATCGCCATCGATGCCCCACCCTACGACATGTATGGTAAACTCATGTCCCTACCAGACCACCTCATCGTCCAGTACCTGGAGCTGCTGACAGACGTCCCCGAGGAGGAGGTGGCGGCTGTGGCCCAGGGACTGGCGGACCGCTCCTTGCACCCCATGGAGGCCAAGATGCGTATGGCGCGGGAGGTGGTGGCCCAGTTCTGGGGCCGGGAGGCCGCTTCTGCCGCCGAGGAGGAGTTTGTAAGCGTCTTCCGCCGCCACGAGGCCCCCTCAGCAGCGGCCCCAGTAGCCGTGCCCCTGTCGGCCACCGGCCAGGCCCAGGTGGACATGGTCTCCCTCCTGGTGCAGGCGGGGGTGGTGACAAGCCGCTCCCAAGCCCGTCGCCTTATAAGCCAGGGGGCGGTGGACGTGGACGGCACCACCCTGCAGGGCCCCCTGGCCGTAGTGCGGGAGGGCTCCATCGTGAAGGTGGGCAAGTACCGCTTCCTGCGCATCGTGGATGCCGGTAGGCAGTAG
- the acpS gene encoding holo-ACP synthase — protein MDSAVGIDIIEIERVQQALDRFGERFLRRVFTPMEVALFRSRPHELAARFAAKEAVMKALGTGARGVAWREIEVLPNRRGKPLVYLHGRARERAQAMGLQGLDVSMAHSRRYAVAVAVAHVRADDAGHRERWRLHLGAILRERGLLP, from the coding sequence ATGGACAGCGCGGTGGGCATCGATATCATCGAGATCGAGCGGGTGCAGCAGGCCCTGGACCGCTTCGGCGAGCGTTTCCTGCGGCGGGTCTTCACCCCCATGGAGGTGGCCCTCTTCCGAAGCCGCCCCCACGAGCTGGCCGCCAGGTTCGCTGCCAAGGAGGCGGTGATGAAGGCCTTGGGCACTGGCGCCCGGGGGGTAGCCTGGCGGGAGATCGAGGTGCTGCCCAACCGTCGCGGCAAACCCCTGGTCTATCTGCATGGGCGGGCGCGGGAGAGGGCCCAGGCCATGGGCCTGCAGGGCTTGGATGTCAGCATGGCCCACTCTCGTCGCTATGCCGTGGCCGTGGCCGTGGCCCACGTCCGGGCCGACGATGCTGGCCATCGGGAGAGGTGGCGCCTCCACCTGGGCGCCATCCTCAGGGAAAGGGGGCTTCTGCCGTGA